Proteins encoded within one genomic window of Calonectris borealis chromosome 1, bCalBor7.hap1.2, whole genome shotgun sequence:
- the LOC142089623 gene encoding potassium voltage-gated channel subfamily A member 1, whose protein sequence is MTVMAGENMDETSALPGHPQDSYQPAAHDDHECCERVVINIAGLRFETQLKTLAQFPNTLLGNPKKRMRYFDPLRNEYFFDRNRPSFDAILYYYQSGGRLRRPVNVPLDMFSEEIKFYELGEEAMEKFREDEGFIKDEERPLPEAEYQRQVWLLFEYPESSGPARVIAIVSVMVILISIVIFCLETLPELKEDKEYTVHRTDNTTQVYKSNIFTDPFFVVETLCIIWFSFELVVRFFACPSKTEFFKNIMNFIDIVAIIPYFITLGTEMAEREGTPKGEQATSLAILRVIRLVRVFRIFKLSRHSKGLQILGQTLKASMRELGLLIFFLFIGVILFSSAVYFAEAEEPESHFTSIPDAFWWAVVSMTTVGYGDMYPVTIGGKIVGSLCAIAGVLTIALPVPVIVSNFNYFYHRETEGEEQAQLLHVSSPNLASDSDLSRRSSSTISKSEYMEIEEDMNNSIDNFREANLRTGNCTVANQNCVNKSKLLTDV, encoded by the coding sequence ATGACCGTGATGGCTGGAGAGAACATGGATGAGACTTCTGCGCTACCTGGCCACCCCCAGGATAGCTACCAGCCTGCTGCCCATGATGACCATGAGTGCTGTGAGCGCGTAGTGATAAACATTGCTGGACTACGCTTTGAGACGCAGCTGAAGACCTTAGCCCAGTTCCCCAACACTCTGCTGGGCAACCCCAAGAAGCGCATGCGGTACTTTGACCCCTTGCGCAATGAGTACTTCTTTGACCGGAATCGGCCCAGCTTTGATGCCATCCTCTACTACTATCAGTCTGGGGGGCGGCTTCGCCGGCCGGTCAATGTGCCCTTGGACATGTTCTCTGAGGAGATCAAATTTTATGAGCTGGGTGAGGAGGCCATGGAGAAGTTCCGGGAAGATGAAGGTTTCATCAAAGATGAGGAGAGACCCTTGCCAGAGGCGGAGTACCAGCGCCAAGTATGGCTCCTCTTTGAATACCCAGAGAGCTCTGGGCCTGCAAGGGTCATTGCAATAGTCTCTGTCATGGTGATCCTCATCTCCATCGTGATCTTCTGCCTAGAGACATTACCTGAGCTGAAGGAGGACAAGGAGTATACAGTGCATCGCACTGACAACACCACCCAGGTCTACAAATCCAACATCTTCACAGATCCTTTCTTTGTTGTGGAGACCCTGTGCATCATCTGGTTCTCCTTTGAGCTGGTGGTGCGCTTCTTTGCCTGTCCCAGCAAGACTGAATTCTTCAAGAATATCATGAACTTCATTGACATTGTGGCCATCATCCCTTACTTCATCACGCTGGGCACCGAGATGGCCGAGCGGGAGGGGACTCCGAAAGGAGAGCAGGCCACCTCCTTGGCCATCCTGAGAGTCATCAGACTGGTAAGAGTCTTTCGAATCTTCAAACTCTCCCGGCACTCTAAGGGCCTCCAGATTTTGGGACAGACCCTCAAAGCAAGTATGAGAGAGCTAGGTTTACtaatcttcttcctcttcattggGGTGATCTTGTTCTCTAGTGCGGTATATTTTGCTGAGGCTGAAGAACCTGAGTCTCATTTCACAAGTATCCCTGATGCTTTCTGGTGGGCGGTGGTATCCATGACCACTGTGGGCTATGGTGACATGTACCCTGTGACAATTGGAGGCAAAATCGTAGGCTCCTTGTGTGCCATCGCTGGTGTGCTGACAATTGCCCTGCCTGTACCTGTCATCGTGTCCAACTTCAACTACTTCTACCACCGAGAAACAGAAGGGGAAGAACAGGCTCAGTTACTTCACGTTAGCTCCCCTAATTTAGCATCTGACAGTGATCTCAGTCGCCGCAGCTCCTCCACAATCAGCAAATCTGAGTACATGGAAATCGAAGAGGATATGAATAATAGCATAGACAATTTTAGAGAGGCTAATCTCAGAACTGGCAACTGCACTGTAGCCAACCAAAACTGCGTTAATAAAAGCAAGCTGCTGACTGATgtgtaa